One Sulfurimonas sp. HSL-3221 genomic window, CTCCATCGAGGCCATTGCCAAAGCGGTGCCGCAGATGCATGTCGGCGCCGGGACCGTTATTGACGCTAACGGCCTGCTACGGGTCCGTGAGGCGGGCGGCCAGTTCTCGTTCAGTCCCGGCATCAGCCCGGAGCTGTTGGAAACGAGCGCGACGGAGGGGATCGCTTTCATCCCCGGCGTCGCGACGGCGAGCGAAGTGATGATGGCGATCAACGCCGGCATCACGGGCTGCAAACTCTTCCCCGCCACCGCCGTCGGGGGCGTCGAATTGCTCAAGGGGTTCGCCGGGCCTTTTCCGGAGATGCGTTTCTGCCCCACCGGCGGCGTCAGCCTCACTAACATGAACGACTTTCTCGCCCTGCCGAACGTCTCGTGCGTCGGCGGCAGCTGGATCGTGCCGAAAGCGGACGTGGGTGCGGGGGCGTTCGGGAAGATTACGGCGCTGTGCAAAGAGGCGATTGCGAAAGCGCAACGGTAGCGCTCACTGCTCGATCTGGCGCAGGATCTCCTTGGCTATCCGCTCCATCCGTTCCAGGCTGATATGGGCCTTTTCCAGGAACACCGGGTTGTACTGCTCCGGGTCAGACCACTCCTTGCCCTTGATCTGGCACCTTCGGGCAAGCTTTTCGATGCCGAGGTCGTGCAGGGCGAATCCCAGTTCCGTCCACAGAAGGGTTAGATCCTTCTCCGCGGCGTGGTCGCGTTTGCCGGTGTCGCGCACCTGCCGGATATAGACGGAAGTCTCCCGCGCGGCGGTGATGACGTTTCGCAGCGCAGTGACGGATTGCCGTTTGCGCGCTTCACCGGCACGGCCCAGGTTGATGAGCCATGACCCGGTATGTTTGAAGATGTCCCAGAGTACGCCGGCGCTAATATCCATCATTTCCCTTTAAAGTGTTTACGTTAAAAATAAGCAATCTCTACTTGGTTCGTGGCTTATTGATTACTTCGTATAGGGTGCTAGTTCCCTAATTGAGTTCATATACATGGTTCCTATCATTTAGATCATATAGGGTCTTTATTATCTTGCCAGTTTCTGATATTGAGTGGAGTTCCCAATGCCCATTTTCTCTAATAATCAATTTCTTTCTATAAAGAAAGCCTGCACCACTTGAAATAATATTATACATTTGAACGATTTTTTGTGTGAGTGGAGACTCGCCCCCTTCTTTGTGAGGGAGAAGAATATAACCATAGCATTCTCTGATAGGGTATTTACTTTCATCCATAAAGTCATCGTCATGGGAAAGGATGATTCGTCTTTCTTCCCTTGCAAATCGCCAAACACGATCATCTTTGTATCCAAGCATCCCCTGTTCCCATGGGTCAGTAACGTTACCACCAAGATAGCGTATCAGGTCAGTGACACCTTGTCCAAGATTTTCATCTACAAAATATCTTGGTTTCCTGATGAACTTAAAACCATTTTCTTGTTCAAATGTTTTCTCGAATTCTTTGATTTCTTTATCCGATGGATATCTTATTTTTTCCCAACCCATATCTTTATCTCAATTACTTTATTAGTTTAGGAAATATTACTCTATCAAAAGAAACTCTGTCAAATGAACAGATGTATCCAGCAGTAACACATTGGAAAATGTTATGCGTAGTGATGAAAAATAGCGCAGATTTAATAGGTAGAGAACATGAATTTTTGTAATAATAATGTGACAAGGCTGAGACGCTGCAGAGTCGGTAGCGCAGTAGACTTACGCATTTTATTATTAAGGAATTATCAGATGTTCATCACGTCAAAAGAGGTTGAAACCGTCATTGGAAAAGAGCTGGCAGACCGCCTGTGTGAATGGCTGCGTACGAGTTCGCCGATCAGCTGCATTGTCGAGCAGGGCGCTGAAGATGCCATACGGTTCAACGTGGACGAGGCCATGGATTTTTCCAAGATCAAGATGCACAGCGATGCACTCAAGCGCGAGTTTTTCCCCCACATTGCGAAGCTCAAACAGTACATGGCCAGCACCCCGGCACGCCCGGATCTTTCCGCCTAACCCCTCTTTCCCCACCCTGCCCGGGCCTGGTATGATTTCAGGCATGAATGAACGAAGCGGCAGGGTGGTCTCCCTCATTATCGGTCCCGAAGCAAAAACGGCGCTCGAAAGCGTACCTTCCGTTACTGCCGTTGCGGGCAGGGGGCTTGCCGGCGACCGCTACTATTTCGGCCGCGGCAGCTTCAACGCGCCCCAGTTCGACCCAGGCGTGCGCGAGGTGACGCTGATCGCCGCCGAGGCGATCGCCGAGTGCAACCGGAGGCTCGGTACGGCGCTCTCCGCCGCTGATTTCCGGCGCAACATCGTTACGGAAGGGATCGACCTTGCCGCACTCAAGGGACAGCGGTTCCGTATCGGGGAGGTGACGCTGCGGTGGGTGCGGAGCGCGCCGCCCTGCCGCTACCTTTCGCGGCTGCTTGGCGAGGATATGATGGCGGGTCTCAAGGGAATAGGCGGTATCCGTGCCGTGATTGAGAGGGGCGGGGCGATCAATGAAGGAGACACGGTCCATGTCCTATCGTGAAAAACTGCGTGCCTTTCCCGACGGGGCGCAGGAGGTACTCTACGAGGGGAAGCGTTACCTGATGCGCAAAGAGACGCACCTGGACGGCAGGCTCATCAAACTCTACGCCGAAGAGCTCGGGGGCAACGACTTCGTAAGCCTGAACTACTACGAGACAGCCGCCGCCCCGCTGCTCAAACCCTGCGAGATGCCCGCCGAAAAAGTGATCGCCTTTATTGAGAACGCTACGTTGCGGTGAGCGCGCCCTTAGAAGGCGTAAGTCACCTGCATGCTGACGCTGGACTGGCTGTGTTTCGATCCGATTTCGTATGGGCCGGAGAGGTTGGCGGAGGTAAACCGTTCTTCGACTTCCGGCGCATAGGCGATGGCGAGGTCGCACGCGAGCGTTTCGTTGAGGTGATAGGTTCCCCCTACAGTGAAGTGCTGTTCCACGGTGGCCGGGAACCCGAGCAGGTTGAACATATTCAGTGCCGCGCCGCCGTTGCTCATCCAGTCGAGCTCTTTGATCGGGCTTTTGGCGTAGTTGTATCCCGCTCTGAGCTGTCCCAGTTCGGACGTAAACTCATAGCCGATCATAAAGACGTCTTGATCGCTCCAGCCGAAATCTTTGTACCCTTTGGCGTCGCTCCAGGCGATACGCTTATAGTCGAACGCGGCGGTATGGCTGCCTAGAGTGTAGGAGAGCCCCGCACCGTATTCGACCGGCTGCTCCAGCTCCGAGGAGATGCCGGTAACGCCCGCAGTGGCAAACGGGGCCGTTGCATTCGTCAGCTGGTCTTTGTAGTCCATCGTGATGGCGGATTTATAGACGAGGCCCACCTTGGCGCCCGTGATGCCGGCTTCGCCCAGGTCGTAAGAAGCCCCCAGGGTGTACCCAAAAGCGATATCCTGTGCGATGCCCGAGCCGACGGTGCTCCCGTTGTTATAGTTGATATCGAGTGCGCCGTACTGGATGATCGCCGTCGCGCCGATGCTGAAGCCGTGGGAGGTATACGCTACCGGGACGCCGAACTGCATCAGCTGCAGGTTCGTCACCATCTGCATCGTGGTCCCTGAGGTGTCTTCGCGGTAATCGGTTCCCATGCCCCCGGTGCCCCACATCCCGACGCCGAGGTAAAGGTTGTCATTGATCTTGGCCGCAATCGATACTTCCGGAATGACATTCAGGTCGGCATCGCTCTGCTGGTAGCCCGCACCGCCGTCGTATTTGACATCCGGCATGAAGATCGTGCCGCCGAATGAGATCTCCGTGGCGGGGACTTCGGTAATCATTGCGGGGTTGGCCAGGGCCGATTCCGCCCCGTGGCTCAGCCCGATGCCGATACCGCCCATGCCGCGCGCTTTGGCTCCGAGACCGATAAGGTGGTCTCCGTTGGTCGCGAATGCGGACGTTGCCCCGAGTGCTGTCACGGCAGCAAGCGCCAGTCGTGTTGATTTGTTCATTTGTTCTCCTAGAAAGCTTTTTAAAAATTCAAAAAAAGAGTGCGACTATCTATCACAATTTTTTGGTTGCATAATAATCTATTGCCTGCGTAAAATGAATGGGCAATTCTGTCAAAAATTTGCCTATTTCTATAAAAGAGGGACGTTTTTGTATGAAAACAGTGTTAATTGAAATGGGGTTTAAAAAATAAATTTTTTTAAAAAAACAAGGATTTTTACAGATAGGTTTCAGTGGTGTAACATATGTGATACCGATCACAGGATGGCAGCGTGCTGCGGCATCCGGCCGAGCCGTGCGGTCAAGCTTCCATCAACGTTTTTGCCAGCCGCATTGCGGCGATGACGGCGCCTTCGAGGTAGCCGCCCTCCTCGGCGGAGGTTTCCGTCCCGCAGAAGCGGATGCGTTCCGAAGCCTCCGTTTCCATCCCGTAGCGGGGGTGGGCGTCGAGGGGTTCGCGGTCGGCGGGGACGGAGGTATAGGGGTCGCTGCGCCAGTTGTGGTAGCGGAAGAGTTCGTAGTCGCGGGCCTGCGCTCCGAAAAGGCGCTCAAGCTGTTCGATCACGCGTTCAGGCTGGGAGTCGTCGGCGGAACGGGTGTGGTAAAAGCCGAAAAGCGCCCCTTTGTTCCGGGTCGAAGCGTCGTGCACTTCGGAGAGGGGGCCGCGGTGGCTGGTGGCGAACCCGCTGAGCCCCCGCTCGCGCCAGAACGGTTCGGCATAGGTGACGATGCACTTGGACGAAAAGCCCATCCAGGTCGGGATGGCGAGCATCTTTTCACGCATCGGCGCCGCCAGCGGCGGTTCAAAAGCGATGGTGTCGGCACAGAGGCGTGGCGGGAGGGTGATGATGCAGTGCGAGGCCCGCAGCGTTTCGCCGTCGGTCTGCACGGTGACACCCTCGCTGTCGGAGTGGATCGTACGCACGGGGGTTTCCAGCCTGATGTCGACGTCGCCTAAGCGTTCGGCCAGGGAGGATGTCAGCATGCCCGCCCCCCCTTCGATCCTGTAGGAGGGGGCATTTTGCCCGGTGCGGAAGTACTGCACGCCTTCGGGCGCGTCATAGGCGAAGGCGCCCTGGTCGTAGTGGCGGAACAGGGTGAGGCCCAGGGCATCGATGAGGTGCCGTATGTGGTGCTGGTGGGGCCAGATCCAGGTAGGGCCGAGGTCGAAGCGCTCCCCCGCCTCCTCTACCGTAAGGATCCTGCCGCCGATGCGCGGCCGCCCTTCGAGCAGGGTGATGCGGTAGCGCTCTTGCAGCAGGTAGGCCAACAGCAGACCGTTCAGGCCCGCCCCTACGATAATGAGTTCCGGTTTCATGTGCGAAGTATATTCCTTTTAGGATCAACCCAAACGCTTAAACAGTTTCTGCATTGAAAGCTTTATGTTGGCATCATCTTTTGCTTCGGGGGTGTGCACAATCCGTTCCGCTCCGCCCCGTCTGTGGCTTCTAATGTTAAGCAAAATTTCTGCTTTGCGGAGGGCTTGCCTGGCAGGGCTGTCAGGGCTTTCGGCGCCGATGATGTATTTCGTACGGTGACACATCAACCTTACGGATTCACGATTTGGGAAAAGGGTTTCTTGCCTTTAAGTAGCGTCCCCCTATACTTGTGGCAACGAAAAAAGGGGCGTAGAACCCCGAAATAACAAGGAATCGATGATGCAGATGGTCGATATGAGTTCACCGGAGTTCCTCGCCGAACTCGAAAAAACGAAAAAATTCACCGACAAAGTCAACGCCCAGTTCGGATGGGTCTACAACCCGAATCATGACGTCAACGAGGGGGTCTTGATGGGACTGGCCCGTCACAAGATACTGTACGGAAAGCGTTTCTGCCCCTGCTTCATGGTCCTCGAAGACGAGAACGGCAAACACAAAAGCGCCGATGACCGCATCTGCCCCTGCAAACCCGCCATTGAGCACGAAGTTCCCGAAGAGGGCAAGTGCCACTGCGGTATCTTCTGTACCCCCGAATACGCTTCTACCCACGACATGTAAGGTCCCGTCCGCCTTGTGCGGATGACACCGCTGCCGCTTTTTTTACGTTGCCGTCGCGATTTGGCTATGATGTGAAAAAGTTTTGCCATGACCGATCACGCTACCGATAAATATTCCGTACTCAAAGACCGTTTCGGTCACAACGCCTTTCGCCCGCTGCAGGAGGAGGCCGTTGATGCCATTCTCGCCGGCCGCGACCTGCTGATGATCCTGCCTACCGGCGGCGGGAAGTCGCTCTCCTACCAGCTGCCGGCGCTGCTGATGGAGGGGACGACCGTCGTCATCTCCCCGCTGCTTGCGCTCATGCACGACCAGGTCCAGAGCCTGAAAGCCCAGGGGATGCGCGCGGAGATGCTCTCCTCGATGCAGACGGCGGAGGAGAGCAGCGAGATCGTGCGCCGCCTCTACGCCGGGGAGATCGATTTTCTCTACCTCTCCCCCGAACGCCTCAATACGGAGGGGATGCGGAACATCCTTTCCTCGATTAGGCTCAACTACTTTGTCATCGACGAGGCGCACTGTATCAGCGAGTGGGGGCACGAGTTCCGGGCCGACTACCGCGCCCTGTCGCAGCTACGGGACTTTTTCCCCGGGATCGCTATCGCCGCGTTCACCGCGACGGCCACGTCGCATGTGCGCGAGGACATCCTGCGCCTGCTGCGCCTGAACGACCCTAAAGTCCTGCAGGGACAGATCTACCGCGACAACCTCCAGATCACCGTGCGCCACCGCATCAAAGACGGGTACGACCAGCTCCGGGACTTTCTCGACGACCACAAAGAAGAGAGCGGCATCGTCTACGCCTTCTCCCGCAAGAGCGTCGAGGCCGTCGCGCACTTTCTCCAGCAGAAAGGATATGCGGCGGCGGCCTATCATGCCGGGATGCCGACGGAGCAGCGCAACGCTGTTTTTCACGACTTCGTGCACGACCAAGTCCGGATCATCGTCGCGACGATCGCCTTCGGGATGGGCATTGACAAGAGCAACATCCGCTACGTTTTTCACATGAGCCTGCCCAAGACCGTCGAGAACTACTACCAGGAGATCGGGCGGGCGGGGCGCGACGGCGACCATGCCGACGTCGTCATGCTTTTCGGGGCCCAGGACCTTATCCAGCAGAAGCGGTTCGTCGAGATGAACGAGGACGAGCAGTACAAGGCGCACCTGATGCAGAAGCTCGGCGCGGTGCACCGCTACGCTTCGGCGGAGACCTGCCGTCACCAGCAGCTCGCCGAATACTTCGGCGACCGCATCGAGCCCTGCGGGACGCACTGCGACAACTGCCTGGAGCCAGAGTACGACCGGCGCGACATCACGACCGAGGCGCAGATGCTTCTCTCGGCTGTCTACCGGACGGGGCAGCGGTTCGGCAAGAGCTACCTGGTTGACGTCCTGCGCGGCTCGCGGGAGCAGAAGGTACTCGCCAACGGGCATGACGAACTCTCCGTTTACGGGGTCGGCGAGGCACTGAACAAGAAGCAGTGGCTCGTGCTCATCGACCGGATGCTCGAGATAGGGGCGGTGGACCTGAACGAGCACCATGGTCTCTTTCTCACCCAGGAGGGTCTGGCCGTGCTCAAAGGCGAGGTGCCGGTCCTTATCCGTGCCGACCGTCTCAACGTCCGGGCCAAAACCGTGAAAAAGGCCGCGCCGGAGAGTTTCGACTATGACACGGAGCTTTTCGAGGCACTGCGGGCACTGCGGTTCGAGATCGCCCAGGAGCACGGGGTGCCGCCCTATGTCGTTTTCGGGGACAAAACCCTCAAGGAGATGGCGGCATCGCGGCCGCAGAGCAAGGCGCAGATGCTTGAGGTGGGCGGCGTCGGCGAGGTGAAATTCGAGCGCTACGGGGCGCAGTTTTTGGTGCTGCTGCAGAGCTGACTTTGCAATTTTTTCGATTTTCTGGTACTTTGGAGACTTACTGCCATCATTCTAAATGGCAAAACAGAGCGAAAGAGATGAATGAAACGTTTAGTGATCAAGGTCGGGACCGCCGTCCTGACCGAAAACAATAATATCGCCAAGGAGCGGATGCTCAACCTTGTCTCCATGGTGGCCGAATTGAAGAAAAAATATGATGTTGTTTTGGTCAGTTCCGGCGCCGTCGCGGCGGGCTACTCGGCGCTCAAACTCGACAAGCGCAAACAGATCGGCAAGAAGGCGCTGGCGGCGGCGGGGCAGCCGATTTTGATGACCAGCTACAAAAAGAAGTTCGACATCTACGACATCGACACCGCCCAGATCCTTCTGACTGAGGATGATTTCGACTCCCGCAAACGCACGAAGATGTTCCAGGAGATCATTGATGCGCATCTTCAGAACGATATTCTGCCCATCGTCAACGAGAATGACATCACCTCCACGCCCGATCAGCTTTTCGGCGACAACGACCAGCTCTCCGCCAACGTCGCCTTTGCGATCGGGGCGGAGCAGCTGATCATCCTCAGCGATATCGAGGGGTACTTCGACAAGAACCCCAAAGAGCACGCGGATGCGCAGCTGCGCAAAAAGGTAACGATCCTCACCCCCGGAGAACTGCTGGATGAAGCGACCCCCAGCAGTTTCTTCGCCACGGGCGGGATCGTCACCAAACTGAAAGCCGCCGATTTCGTGATGCGGCGCGGCATCGATATGTTTTTGTGCAACGGCTTCGACCTCACCGCCGCCCGCAATTATCTGCTCGACGGAGAACAGACGTCGGGGACCCTCTTTACGACGGAGTGAGCCCCGGCGGCGTCAGCAGGACGCCGCACGCCGCATCCCCGAACGTCAGACATCTTTTCTCGGCAGCGTAACAGAGCGTGTAGGCGCAGACGAGGCTGTCGAGAAAATCCTCTTCGGCCTTGAGTGCTTTGCCCCTGAGCGTCCCCAGAGGCGTTTTAAGGCTGTTTGGGAGCGTTAGGACTTCAAACAGGGCCGTTTGCAGCTTCGCCATGGCTCTCAGGCGCGTCTCCCTCGGGGCGGACGCTTTGTAGCGCAGGACCTTGCCTCCGTTGAAGAGAGCGAGGATGGTGGCGTGGGGGTAGACTTCGAAAAGGGTGCCCTCTTCAAAACCGATCCCCTCGGCTTCGAGCCCTTCGTAGAGGGCAAACCCCGCATAACGTTTAAAACGTTTTTCAAACAGCTGCGTGTTGACGGCGTGAACCCCGAGGCCGTAGCGGGCAAAGGTTTTGAGGAATTGCAGCTCGTTGGGGCGGTGGCCCGTAGCGTTTGGGATGATCATCGGGGCGTCGACGCCGACGCGGCAGCCCGGATAGGCGCGGACGACGTCGAGGATCGCTTCGACCGTCTCCGCATAATTGTAAGCGACGAGCCGCGCCTCCCCATCGAGGACAGCGACGCCGCTGGGATTGCCCTCCGCCCAGGCGAGGTCGATACCGATGTAAAACGGTGCCGGTGTCAGCGGCATGCCAGTAGTGCTTCCATCCCCGCAGTGAAAGCGGGTTTGCCGCCCCGGGCGGGATGGCGGACTTTGGTATGGGAGATCTGCAGCCGTTTGAGGGCCTCTTCCGCGCTGTTGCCGACGGCGACGACGGTGGTCACGGAGGGGAAAAGGGCAAGGAGGCGGCGCAGGAAGGGGGCCGCGTAGTCGATCTCCTTGCTTGTCGGTTTGCGGTTGGAGTCGGGATCGCCCCGGCCGTGGGGGTGGAAACAGAAAGCGTTCCAGCAGAGCGCGGCGGTGCGGTGCTTCTGCAGTACTTCCCAGACGATGCCCGCACTCTGTTCGCGGGTGTAGGGGGGCCTGGCGACCCGGTAACCGTGTTGTGCCGTAAAGAGGCTTCCCTCCAGCATGCCTTCGGCGACGAGGGCTTCGGAGCTGAAGGGGATGCCGGTCAGGCGGCAGCCGTTGTAGCCGGGGGCTTCGCCGACGAGCAGCAGGGTGGGCTGCAGCGCGCGCATCTGCTGCATGTAGCACTGCAGGTTGTGGCGCTGGGTGTTGGTGCGTTTGGCGGCGTAGAAGTTGGCGGCGTCCGCAACGACGACGGCGTCCTGGAGGCGTTTGCCAAAGCGCTTGATGTCAGCGTCGATCTTCACGGCTGCGGACATAGTCGATCACCTCGCCGGCATTGCCGCGGAAGAGGACGGGGATGGGGCTTTTGGCGATCTGGTAGTCATACATGGGGTCGTAGTAGTCGCGCAGCAGCATCCTGATCCACGGTTTGTGCTGCTCGGTCTCCCCGCTGCGGAGCTGCTCGGCGAAGGCGCCGGCGAAGAGCTGTTTGATCTGCCGGAAGCGTTCATCGCCGAGGCGCCTTCTGATGCGGTCAATTCCCGCGTTGGCGTCATCGAACCAGTGCCGTTCAGGCTGCTCGGGGAACATGATCCGGTACT contains:
- the eda gene encoding bifunctional 4-hydroxy-2-oxoglutarate aldolase/2-dehydro-3-deoxy-phosphogluconate aldolase, with amino-acid sequence MTAAELFNISPVVPVVVLEKAEDAVPLAEALLEGGVGIMEVTLRSDAALASIEAIAKAVPQMHVGAGTVIDANGLLRVREAGGQFSFSPGISPELLETSATEGIAFIPGVATASEVMMAINAGITGCKLFPATAVGGVELLKGFAGPFPEMRFCPTGGVSLTNMNDFLALPNVSCVGGSWIVPKADVGAGAFGKITALCKEAIAKAQR
- a CDS encoding DUF5615 family PIN-like protein, producing MGWEKIRYPSDKEIKEFEKTFEQENGFKFIRKPRYFVDENLGQGVTDLIRYLGGNVTDPWEQGMLGYKDDRVWRFAREERRIILSHDDDFMDESKYPIRECYGYILLPHKEGGESPLTQKIVQMYNIISSGAGFLYRKKLIIRENGHWELHSISETGKIIKTLYDLNDRNHVYELN
- a CDS encoding MOSC domain-containing protein — protein: MNERSGRVVSLIIGPEAKTALESVPSVTAVAGRGLAGDRYYFGRGSFNAPQFDPGVREVTLIAAEAIAECNRRLGTALSAADFRRNIVTEGIDLAALKGQRFRIGEVTLRWVRSAPPCRYLSRLLGEDMMAGLKGIGGIRAVIERGGAINEGDTVHVLS
- a CDS encoding OmpP1/FadL family transporter, translated to MNKSTRLALAAVTALGATSAFATNGDHLIGLGAKARGMGGIGIGLSHGAESALANPAMITEVPATEISFGGTIFMPDVKYDGGAGYQQSDADLNVIPEVSIAAKINDNLYLGVGMWGTGGMGTDYREDTSGTTMQMVTNLQLMQFGVPVAYTSHGFSIGATAIIQYGALDINYNNGSTVGSGIAQDIAFGYTLGASYDLGEAGITGAKVGLVYKSAITMDYKDQLTNATAPFATAGVTGISSELEQPVEYGAGLSYTLGSHTAAFDYKRIAWSDAKGYKDFGWSDQDVFMIGYEFTSELGQLRAGYNYAKSPIKELDWMSNGGAALNMFNLLGFPATVEQHFTVGGTYHLNETLACDLAIAYAPEVEERFTSANLSGPYEIGSKHSQSSVSMQVTYAF
- a CDS encoding flavin monoamine oxidase family protein — its product is MKPELIIVGAGLNGLLLAYLLQERYRITLLEGRPRIGGRILTVEEAGERFDLGPTWIWPHQHHIRHLIDALGLTLFRHYDQGAFAYDAPEGVQYFRTGQNAPSYRIEGGAGMLTSSLAERLGDVDIRLETPVRTIHSDSEGVTVQTDGETLRASHCIITLPPRLCADTIAFEPPLAAPMREKMLAIPTWMGFSSKCIVTYAEPFWRERGLSGFATSHRGPLSEVHDASTRNKGALFGFYHTRSADDSQPERVIEQLERLFGAQARDYELFRYHNWRSDPYTSVPADREPLDAHPRYGMETEASERIRFCGTETSAEEGGYLEGAVIAAMRLAKTLMEA
- a CDS encoding ferredoxin-thioredoxin reductase catalytic domain-containing protein, translated to MQMVDMSSPEFLAELEKTKKFTDKVNAQFGWVYNPNHDVNEGVLMGLARHKILYGKRFCPCFMVLEDENGKHKSADDRICPCKPAIEHEVPEEGKCHCGIFCTPEYASTHDM
- the recQ gene encoding DNA helicase RecQ, translating into MTDHATDKYSVLKDRFGHNAFRPLQEEAVDAILAGRDLLMILPTGGGKSLSYQLPALLMEGTTVVISPLLALMHDQVQSLKAQGMRAEMLSSMQTAEESSEIVRRLYAGEIDFLYLSPERLNTEGMRNILSSIRLNYFVIDEAHCISEWGHEFRADYRALSQLRDFFPGIAIAAFTATATSHVREDILRLLRLNDPKVLQGQIYRDNLQITVRHRIKDGYDQLRDFLDDHKEESGIVYAFSRKSVEAVAHFLQQKGYAAAAYHAGMPTEQRNAVFHDFVHDQVRIIVATIAFGMGIDKSNIRYVFHMSLPKTVENYYQEIGRAGRDGDHADVVMLFGAQDLIQQKRFVEMNEDEQYKAHLMQKLGAVHRYASAETCRHQQLAEYFGDRIEPCGTHCDNCLEPEYDRRDITTEAQMLLSAVYRTGQRFGKSYLVDVLRGSREQKVLANGHDELSVYGVGEALNKKQWLVLIDRMLEIGAVDLNEHHGLFLTQEGLAVLKGEVPVLIRADRLNVRAKTVKKAAPESFDYDTELFEALRALRFEIAQEHGVPPYVVFGDKTLKEMAASRPQSKAQMLEVGGVGEVKFERYGAQFLVLLQS
- the proB gene encoding glutamate 5-kinase gives rise to the protein MKRLVIKVGTAVLTENNNIAKERMLNLVSMVAELKKKYDVVLVSSGAVAAGYSALKLDKRKQIGKKALAAAGQPILMTSYKKKFDIYDIDTAQILLTEDDFDSRKRTKMFQEIIDAHLQNDILPIVNENDITSTPDQLFGDNDQLSANVAFAIGAEQLIILSDIEGYFDKNPKEHADAQLRKKVTILTPGELLDEATPSSFFATGGIVTKLKAADFVMRRGIDMFLCNGFDLTAARNYLLDGEQTSGTLFTTE
- a CDS encoding DUF429 domain-containing protein → MPLTPAPFYIGIDLAWAEGNPSGVAVLDGEARLVAYNYAETVEAILDVVRAYPGCRVGVDAPMIIPNATGHRPNELQFLKTFARYGLGVHAVNTQLFEKRFKRYAGFALYEGLEAEGIGFEEGTLFEVYPHATILALFNGGKVLRYKASAPRETRLRAMAKLQTALFEVLTLPNSLKTPLGTLRGKALKAEEDFLDSLVCAYTLCYAAEKRCLTFGDAACGVLLTPPGLTPS
- a CDS encoding uracil-DNA glycosylase gives rise to the protein MSAAVKIDADIKRFGKRLQDAVVVADAANFYAAKRTNTQRHNLQCYMQQMRALQPTLLLVGEAPGYNGCRLTGIPFSSEALVAEGMLEGSLFTAQHGYRVARPPYTREQSAGIVWEVLQKHRTAALCWNAFCFHPHGRGDPDSNRKPTSKEIDYAAPFLRRLLALFPSVTTVVAVGNSAEEALKRLQISHTKVRHPARGGKPAFTAGMEALLACR